The following are from one region of the Leishmania major strain Friedlin complete genome, chromosome 22 genome:
- a CDS encoding carnitine palmitoyltransferase-like protein, whose amino-acid sequence MQPCRPRLCACQDARSVGIGALYASGNWAALRTNVAVSPRATVQELLTPSLVPTRHYQRSLPKLPLPALHDTLQRYLAAAAPLCTPQQLASTSATVAAFLNGEGRHVHEELRRTDKANPHTSYISSDLFEQTLKGRSALPLRSHRTWLVRPDPEKQDMLVRSAYWLWASVHFYKLYLDNQLRPEVRYAADGIWTKRSGYCTSEWFQRTAALLPDYVSTPFVHGTSLGVAQPLDMSQFDCLFNSTRMPGVLQDEIKPVGFVPHALVQYRGHQFQITVADADCVPLSIDELYAQLRDIVRTNLAPADTDVSVFTALPRTEWNGIRTMLLRNVVNGKSLEAVEESMLVLNLDADDEGDALVDPMSPVGVTAKSPSVRAGNRWWDKSLSVSVNSRGDIAVSAESSWGDGVAVRRYINDVYALSRAAHSHVLRKDAPATHRLRQLQWHVPDELVATAQRVTRRVSKDRERLDVAAGVLDIATTPTPAVEATVQLAAQLAMFRVHQQQPMNCMQNTDMHRYRRGRSERIPLTTLESTAFLLSMRSSVRETQQAACYAALRRYKVEKEAVSRGSSTCSHLLALRLTAERFLGRVPDVYNDPVLSLVTEPALCLEMVEAESTYGCGYTLHPCSCHLTCSRTGSTLLYQVTSPPPSSIGVATSSATFAAAFTHACQEVSALLAPC is encoded by the coding sequence ATGCAACCATGCCGTCcgcgtttgtgtgcgtgtcaaGACGCTCGTAGCGTCGGAATAGGAGCCCTGTACGCATCCGGCAACTGGGCCGCGCTCCGCACAAATGTGGCGGTCTCGCCAAGGGCAACGGTACAGGAACTGCTGACACCATCGCTTGTGCCTACACGACACTATCAGCGGAGTCTCCCcaagctgccgctgccggctcTTCATGACACATTGCAGCGGTAcctggcggctgcggcgcctctcTGTACACCGCAGCAGCTTGCCTCCACGAGCGCGACTGTAGCCGCCTTTCTGAACGGGGAAGGGCGCCACGTCCACGAGGAGCTGCGACGCACTGACAAGGCAAACCCGCACACGTCGTACATTTCGTCCGACCTGTTCGAGCAGACCTTGAAAGGGCggagcgcgctgccgctgcgttCGCACAGAACGTGGCTTGTGCGGCCGGATCCGGAGAAGCAAGACATGCTAGTACGGAGCGCCTACTGGCTCTGGGCCTCGGTTCACTTCTACAAGTTGTACCTCGATAATCAACTCCGCCCGGAGGTGCGGTACGCTGCTGATGGCATCTGGACGAAAAGGAGCGGCTACTGTACCTCCGAGTGGTTCCAacgcacggcggcgctgctccccGATTATGTGAGCACCCCGTTCGTCCACGGCACCTCGCTAGgtgtcgcgcagccgctggaTATGTCGCAGTTTGACTGCCTTTTTAATTCTACGCGGATGCCAGGTGTCCTCCAGGACGAAATAAAGCCGGTCGGCTTTGTACCCCATGCATTGGTGCAGTACCGCGGTCATCAGTTCCAGATCACTGTGGCCGATGCAGACTGCGTGCCGCTTTCCATTGATGAGCTGTACGCTCAGCTGCGTGATATTGTGCGCACAAACTTAGCACCGGCGGACACCGACGTAAGTGTCTTCACTGCACTGCCGCGCACGGAGTGGAACGGGATCCGGACAATGCTGTTACGAAACGTCGTCAATGGCAAAAgcctggaggcggtggaggagagtATGCTGGTGCTCAACCTCGACGCGGACGATGAGGGGGACGCCTTGGTGGACCCAATGTCTCCTGTGGGGGTGACGGCGAAGTCGCCTTCCGTGCGAGCCGGCAACCGTTGGTGGGACAAGAGTCTGTCGGTGTCTGTTAACAGCCGCGGCGACATTGCCGTCTCAGCCGAGTCGAGCTggggcgacggcgtggcaGTGCGACGGTACATCAACGATGTATACGCTCTCAGTCGTGCAGCGCATAGTCATGTGTTACGGAAGGACGCGCCGGCCACGCACAGGCTCCGCCAGCTTCAGTGGCACGTCCCAGACGAGCTCGTGGCTACGGCGCAAAGGGTCACGAGGCGTGTAAGCAAGGACCGCGAGCGCCTCGATGTCGCCGCCGGAGTGCTTGACATTGCCACAACACCGACTCCCGCCGTCGAGGCCAcggtgcagctggcggcACAGCTCGCCATGTTCCgcgtgcaccagcagcagccgatgAACTGCATGCAGAACACCGACATGCATCGCTatcgccgcggccgcagcgagcGAATCCCGCTCACCACGCTGGAGAGCACCGCTTTCCTGCTGAGCATGCGCTCCTCAGTACGGGAGACGCAGCAGGCCGCGTGCTACGCGGCCTTGCGACGCTacaaggtggagaaggaggccgTCAGTCGCGgaagcagcacctgcagccaCCTGCTCGCCTTGCGCCTAACGGCGGAGCGCTTTCTTGGCCGAGTTCCTGACGTGTACAACGACCCTGTCCTTTCGCTTGTCACTGAACCTGCGTTGTGCTTGGAGATGGTCGAAGCGGAGTCGACCTATGGCTGTGGGTACACGCTCCACCCATGCAGTTGCCACCTCACCTGTAGCCGCACCGGATCGACTCTGCTGTATCAGGTGACATCTCCACCCCCATCGTCTATAGGCGTtgccacctccagcgccaccttTGCAGCGGCCTTTACACACGCATGCCAGGAGGTGTCGGCCCTGCTGGCGCCGTGCTGA